From a region of the Mycolicibacterium sp. MU0050 genome:
- a CDS encoding DUF4193 domain-containing protein, which produces MATDYDAPRRSETDEVSEDSLEELKARRNEAQSAVVDVDETETAESFELPGADLSGEELSVRVIPKQADEFTCSSCFLVQHRSRLASEKNGEMICTDCGG; this is translated from the coding sequence ATGGCTACCGACTATGACGCGCCGCGGCGCTCCGAGACCGACGAAGTTTCCGAGGACTCGCTCGAGGAACTCAAGGCGCGCCGCAACGAGGCTCAGTCGGCGGTCGTCGACGTCGACGAGACCGAGACCGCCGAATCGTTCGAACTCCCCGGGGCGGACCTGTCCGGCGAGGAACTCTCCGTTCGCGTGATCCCCAAGCAGGCCGACGAGTTCACCTGCTCGAGCTGCTTTCTGGTCCAGCACCGCAGCCGCCTGGCCAGCGAGAAGAACGGCGAGATGATCTGCACCGACTGCGGGGGTTGA
- a CDS encoding inositol monophosphatase family protein, translated as MNAALPPGQDVVTLREVAEALAAEAAEFVRTRRAEVFATTPSPDAVATKSEPTDPVTIVDTETEALLRARLAELRPDDAVLGEEGGGPAQPVAPGTVTWVLDPIDGTVNFVYGIPAYAVSVAAQVDGVSVAGAVAHVSTGEIYSAAIGSGARVAGPGGTRALRCSAVSELGMALTGTGFAYSARRREQQARLLTGLLPAVRDIRRIGSAALDLCLVAAGGLDAYYEHGLQAWDWAAGALIAAEAGAVVQLPERGRGTGLVIASAPGVAEQLHGALRRLGGLAPLSE; from the coding sequence ATGAACGCTGCGCTGCCGCCCGGTCAGGACGTCGTGACACTACGAGAGGTGGCCGAGGCGTTGGCCGCCGAGGCCGCCGAGTTCGTGCGGACGCGCCGCGCCGAGGTCTTCGCCACGACGCCGTCCCCGGACGCCGTCGCGACCAAGAGCGAGCCGACCGACCCGGTCACCATCGTCGATACCGAGACCGAGGCGCTGCTGCGGGCCCGGCTGGCCGAACTGCGGCCCGACGACGCGGTCCTCGGCGAGGAGGGCGGCGGTCCCGCGCAGCCGGTCGCGCCGGGGACGGTGACCTGGGTGCTCGATCCCATCGACGGCACGGTGAACTTCGTCTACGGGATCCCGGCCTATGCGGTCTCGGTGGCCGCGCAGGTCGACGGGGTTTCGGTTGCGGGGGCCGTCGCGCATGTCTCGACCGGCGAGATCTATTCGGCGGCAATAGGTTCGGGCGCCCGCGTGGCCGGCCCGGGCGGCACCCGGGCGTTGCGCTGCAGCGCGGTCTCGGAGCTGGGCATGGCGCTGACGGGCACCGGATTCGCCTACTCGGCGCGCCGGCGGGAGCAGCAGGCCCGGCTGCTGACCGGGCTGCTGCCGGCGGTGCGCGACATCCGGCGGATCGGCTCGGCGGCCCTGGATCTGTGCCTGGTGGCCGCGGGCGGACTCGACGCGTATTACGAGCACGGGCTGCAGGCGTGGGACTGGGCGGCCGGGGCGCTGATCGCCGCCGAGGCTGGCGCGGTGGTGCAGCTGCCCGAGCGGGGGCGGGGGACCGGGCTGGTCATCGCCAGCGCGCCCGGCGTCGCCGAGCAGTTGCACGGCGCGTTGCGGCGGCTCGGGGGGCTCGCCCCGCTGTCGGAGTGA
- a CDS encoding DUF3093 domain-containing protein: MSESGVTSKTVRYRERLWVPWWWWPLGFGLAAIIAAQVNRALWEADVPPWIPYAALFVVAAGALLWLGRAEVAVVARDGQVELCAGRAHLPTSVISRTAEVPRSAKSAALGRQLDPTAYVLHRGWVGPMVLAVLDDPDDPTPYWLVSCRHPDKVLAALTS, from the coding sequence GTGTCAGAGTCCGGTGTGACCTCCAAGACGGTGCGGTACCGCGAGCGCCTGTGGGTGCCGTGGTGGTGGTGGCCGCTGGGTTTCGGGTTGGCGGCGATCATTGCCGCGCAGGTCAATCGGGCCCTCTGGGAGGCCGACGTGCCGCCGTGGATACCGTATGCGGCGCTGTTCGTGGTGGCGGCCGGCGCGTTGTTGTGGCTGGGCCGCGCCGAGGTGGCGGTGGTCGCCCGGGACGGTCAGGTGGAATTGTGCGCGGGGCGGGCGCATCTGCCGACCAGCGTCATCTCCCGCACCGCGGAGGTCCCGCGCTCGGCGAAGTCGGCGGCACTCGGGCGACAACTCGATCCGACCGCGTACGTGCTGCACCGCGGCTGGGTGGGACCGATGGTGCTGGCCGTGCTCGACGACCCCGACGACCCGACGCCGTACTGGCTGGTCAGCTGCCGGCACCCGGACAAGGTGCTCGCCGCCCTGACCAGTTGA
- the cei gene encoding envelope integrity protein Cei, which yields MVAHITEGTAFDKRGLPFRRRNIYPGAITVAVLAVVTALVWMIALTRPEDVQQVAVCNPPPVPADGGEAPTLGEQVSRSEMAEVMPARLAETKINVLNASGQGGQAGDVAGALRDLGFAQPTAANDPVYAGTRLTCQGQIRFGANGRAAAAAVWLVAPCTELFQDARTDDSVDLAIGTEFGTLTHSDDIDAVLAGLRPDATEPADSELLGKIHSATC from the coding sequence GTGGTCGCACACATCACCGAGGGCACCGCCTTCGACAAGCGCGGATTACCCTTCCGCCGCCGCAATATCTACCCCGGCGCCATCACCGTGGCCGTCCTGGCGGTCGTCACCGCTCTGGTGTGGATGATCGCGCTGACCCGCCCGGAGGACGTCCAGCAGGTCGCGGTGTGCAATCCCCCGCCCGTCCCCGCCGACGGCGGCGAGGCGCCCACGCTGGGCGAGCAGGTGTCACGCAGCGAGATGGCCGAGGTGATGCCCGCCAGGCTCGCCGAGACCAAGATCAACGTGCTCAACGCCAGTGGCCAGGGCGGCCAGGCCGGCGACGTCGCCGGGGCGCTGCGCGACCTCGGCTTCGCGCAACCGACGGCCGCCAACGACCCGGTGTACGCCGGGACCCGCCTGACCTGTCAGGGCCAGATCCGCTTCGGCGCCAACGGACGCGCCGCTGCCGCTGCGGTGTGGCTGGTGGCGCCCTGCACCGAGCTGTTCCAGGACGCGCGCACCGACGACTCCGTCGACCTGGCCATCGGCACCGAATTCGGCACCCTCACCCACAGCGACGACATCGATGCGGTGCTCGCCGGGTTGCGACCCGACGCCACCGAACCGGCGGACTCGGAACTGCTCGGCAAGATCCATTCCGCCACCTGCTGA
- a CDS encoding DUF3710 domain-containing protein — MMAFGKRKQDDTAPVGSDEVTPAGVDAGSDEDDFDGPFDVEDFDDPEQAALGRLDLGSVLIPMPEAGQVQVELNEAGVPSAVWVVTPNGRFTVAAYAAPKSAGLWREVAGELADSLRKDSAKVSIESGPWGREVVGEASGAVRFIGIDGYRWMIRCVVNGTHETMAALVEEARNALADTVVRRGDTPMPVRTPLPVQLPEPMAAQLRAAAEQAAQANQQGAAPAAQQDTSEPPQPPTPAARRSVSAMQQLRSTNTITGG, encoded by the coding sequence GTGATGGCATTTGGTAAACGTAAACAGGACGACACGGCGCCGGTCGGCAGCGACGAGGTGACCCCGGCTGGGGTCGATGCCGGGTCCGACGAGGACGACTTCGACGGGCCCTTCGACGTCGAGGACTTCGACGACCCGGAGCAGGCGGCGCTCGGGCGCCTGGATCTGGGGTCGGTGCTCATCCCGATGCCCGAGGCCGGGCAGGTCCAGGTCGAGCTGAACGAAGCCGGCGTGCCCAGCGCCGTGTGGGTGGTGACGCCGAACGGCCGGTTCACCGTCGCGGCCTACGCCGCGCCCAAGAGCGCCGGGCTGTGGCGCGAGGTGGCCGGCGAGCTGGCCGACTCGCTGCGCAAGGACAGCGCCAAGGTCAGCATCGAGTCCGGCCCGTGGGGCCGCGAGGTGGTCGGTGAGGCGTCCGGAGCGGTTCGTTTCATCGGGATCGACGGCTACCGCTGGATGATCCGCTGCGTGGTCAACGGCACCCACGAGACCATGGCCGCCCTCGTCGAAGAGGCGCGAAATGCGCTGGCGGACACGGTGGTGCGACGCGGGGACACCCCCATGCCCGTCCGCACGCCGTTGCCCGTCCAGCTGCCCGAGCCGATGGCCGCCCAGCTGCGGGCCGCGGCCGAGCAGGCGGCCCAGGCCAATCAGCAGGGCGCCGCACCGGCGGCGCAGCAGGACACCTCGGAGCCGCCGCAGCCCCCGACGCCGGCCGCGCGCCGGTCGGTGTCGGCCATGCAGCAGCTGCGCAGCACCAACACCATCACCGGCGGCTGA
- the dut gene encoding dUTP diphosphatase, with translation MSTRLAVVRLDPELPLPQRAHSGDAGVDLFSAEDVDLAPGHRALVPTGIAVAIPEGMVGLIHPRSGLAARVGLSIVNSPGTVDAGYRGEIKVSLINLDPTERILIRRGDRIAQLLVQRVELPELVEVTSFDEAGLAGTTRGDGGHGSSGGHASL, from the coding sequence GTGTCCACTCGTCTGGCGGTTGTTCGCCTGGACCCCGAGCTTCCACTGCCGCAGCGTGCCCACTCCGGCGACGCCGGGGTCGATCTGTTCAGCGCCGAAGACGTCGACCTGGCGCCCGGTCACCGCGCGCTGGTGCCCACCGGCATCGCCGTCGCCATTCCGGAGGGGATGGTCGGGCTGATCCATCCGCGCTCGGGTTTGGCTGCGCGCGTGGGTCTTTCGATCGTCAACAGCCCGGGCACCGTCGACGCCGGTTATCGGGGCGAGATCAAGGTTTCGCTGATCAACCTCGACCCGACCGAACGTATCCTGATCCGTAGGGGTGACCGCATCGCCCAGCTGCTGGTGCAGCGGGTGGAATTGCCCGAACTCGTCGAGGTCACGTCGTTCGACGAGGCCGGGTTGGCGGGCACCACCCGTGGCGACGGAGGCCACGGTTCCTCTGGAGGACATGCGAGTCTGTGA
- a CDS encoding alpha/beta hydrolase: protein MPVDLSEVRTVLLPGTGSDDDYVRRAFGPALRAVGAVPVTPAPEPARLIDGYRRALDEAAAAGPIAVGGVSLGAAVALAWALAHPDRTVAVLAALPAWSGDPKEAPAAATARLSAHELRRDGLAAATARMQQSSPEWLAAELTRSWAGLWPELPDAMEEAATYYAPTAAELAGLRAPMGVASASDDPVHPLQVGVEWVEAAPVAALRTVTLAQIGADPAALGAACVAALGELPE from the coding sequence ATGCCCGTTGACCTCAGCGAAGTGCGGACGGTGTTGCTGCCCGGCACCGGATCCGACGACGACTACGTCCGTCGCGCATTCGGTCCCGCGCTGCGCGCCGTCGGCGCGGTGCCGGTCACCCCGGCCCCCGAGCCCGCCCGGCTCATCGACGGCTATCGACGGGCCCTGGACGAGGCGGCGGCGGCGGGACCGATCGCCGTCGGCGGGGTGTCGTTGGGCGCCGCGGTGGCCCTGGCCTGGGCGCTGGCGCACCCGGACCGCACGGTCGCCGTCCTGGCGGCGCTGCCGGCGTGGTCCGGTGACCCGAAGGAGGCCCCCGCCGCCGCGACCGCGCGGCTGTCGGCCCACGAACTGCGTCGCGACGGGCTGGCCGCGGCCACGGCGCGGATGCAGCAGTCCAGCCCGGAGTGGCTCGCCGCGGAGCTGACCCGGTCCTGGGCCGGCCTGTGGCCCGAGCTGCCCGACGCCATGGAGGAAGCCGCCACCTATTACGCCCCCACCGCGGCCGAGCTGGCCGGGCTGCGCGCGCCGATGGGCGTGGCGTCGGCGTCCGACGACCCGGTGCACCCCCTGCAGGTCGGCGTCGAGTGGGTCGAGGCGGCGCCGGTCGCCGCGCTGCGCACCGTCACGCTGGCGCAGATCGGCGCGGACCCGGCGGCGTTGGGCGCCGCCTGCGTGGCGGCACTGGGCGAGCTGCCCGAGTAG
- a CDS encoding OB-fold nucleic acid binding domain-containing protein, giving the protein MATAEGYLRRLTRRLTEDPEQRDVEELADEAAHTGAQRAVDCERGQEVTMVGTLRSVETNAKGCAGGIRAELFDGTDTVLLVWLGQRRIPGIESGRSVLVRGRLGKLENGTKAIYNPHYELQR; this is encoded by the coding sequence ATGGCTACGGCCGAAGGTTATCTGCGTCGGCTCACCCGTCGGTTGACGGAGGATCCCGAACAGCGCGATGTCGAGGAACTCGCCGACGAGGCCGCCCACACCGGCGCGCAGCGCGCCGTCGACTGCGAGCGTGGGCAAGAGGTCACCATGGTCGGCACGCTGCGTAGTGTGGAGACCAACGCCAAGGGGTGCGCCGGTGGGATCCGCGCCGAGCTGTTCGACGGCACGGACACGGTTCTGCTGGTGTGGCTGGGTCAGCGGCGGATTCCCGGCATCGAGTCGGGGCGGTCCGTTCTGGTTCGGGGTCGGCTCGGCAAGCTCGAGAACGGCACCAAGGCGATCTACAACCCGCACTACGAACTTCAACGCTGA
- a CDS encoding TrkA family potassium uptake protein, whose translation MRVVVMGCGRVGASLADALARIGHDVAVIDRDSAAFQRLPPDFPGERVVGMGFDRDVLLRAGIEDARAFAAVSSGDNSNIISARVARETFGVERVVARIYDAKRAAVYERLGIPTVATVPWTTDRLLNALTRDTETTRWRDPTGSVAVAEISLHEDWVGRPVTDLETATGARVAFLIRFGEGVLPDPRTVLQASDQVYIAAVADNAADALAVAALPPAPDLETGVGR comes from the coding sequence GTGCGCGTAGTGGTGATGGGATGCGGCCGGGTGGGCGCCTCGTTGGCGGACGCGCTGGCCCGCATCGGGCACGACGTGGCCGTGATCGACCGCGACAGTGCGGCGTTCCAGCGGCTGCCGCCGGACTTCCCCGGCGAACGCGTGGTGGGGATGGGCTTCGACCGCGACGTGTTGCTGCGGGCCGGCATCGAGGATGCGCGCGCCTTCGCCGCGGTGTCCTCCGGCGACAACTCCAACATCATCTCCGCGCGGGTGGCCCGCGAGACCTTCGGCGTGGAGCGGGTGGTGGCCCGCATCTACGACGCCAAGCGCGCGGCCGTCTACGAGCGGCTCGGCATCCCGACGGTGGCCACCGTGCCGTGGACCACCGACCGCCTGCTCAACGCGCTGACCCGCGACACCGAGACCACCCGCTGGCGCGACCCCACCGGTTCGGTCGCCGTCGCCGAGATCAGCCTGCACGAGGACTGGGTGGGCCGGCCGGTCACCGACCTGGAGACCGCGACCGGGGCGCGGGTCGCGTTCCTGATCCGCTTCGGCGAGGGCGTGCTCCCCGACCCGCGGACCGTGCTGCAGGCCAGCGATCAGGTGTACATCGCGGCGGTGGCCGACAACGCCGCCGACGCGTTGGCGGTGGCCGCGCTGCCGCCCGCCCCGGATCTCGAGACGGGGGTCGGCCGATGA
- a CDS encoding DUF3159 domain-containing protein, giving the protein MGGVSGLIYSSLPVVVFVPISSLFGLLSAIVSALLVATGILIWRLARRETAQPAISGFFGVGICALIAYLMGESKGYFLLGIWTSLFWAVVFGVSVLIRRPVVGYVWGWTGGHGQRWRTVRRATRAFDLITLVWAVLFAARFVVQNQLYDADQTGWLGVARIAMGWPLTALAALGTYFAIKVAQTAIRDVDRAQPDAVEADTSGAESVRGD; this is encoded by the coding sequence ATGGGTGGCGTGAGTGGGCTGATCTACTCGTCGCTACCGGTGGTGGTCTTCGTCCCGATCTCCTCGCTGTTCGGATTGCTGTCGGCCATCGTGTCGGCGCTGCTCGTCGCGACCGGGATCCTGATCTGGCGGCTGGCCCGGCGCGAGACCGCGCAGCCCGCCATCTCCGGCTTCTTCGGCGTGGGCATCTGCGCGCTGATCGCCTATCTGATGGGCGAGTCCAAGGGCTATTTCCTGCTCGGGATCTGGACCTCGCTGTTCTGGGCGGTGGTGTTCGGCGTCTCGGTGCTCATCCGGCGTCCCGTGGTCGGCTACGTCTGGGGCTGGACCGGCGGACACGGCCAGCGGTGGCGCACGGTGCGCCGCGCCACCCGGGCCTTCGACCTCATCACGCTGGTCTGGGCGGTACTGTTCGCGGCCCGCTTCGTGGTGCAGAACCAGCTCTACGACGCCGACCAGACCGGATGGCTCGGGGTGGCGCGGATCGCGATGGGCTGGCCGCTGACGGCGTTGGCCGCGCTGGGCACCTATTTCGCGATCAAGGTGGCGCAGACGGCGATCCGTGACGTCGACCGCGCCCAGCCGGACGCCGTCGAGGCCGACACCAGCGGCGCCGAGAGCGTCCGCGGCGACTGA
- a CDS encoding TrkA family potassium uptake protein yields the protein MKVAIAGAGAVGRSIARELLENAHEVTLIERNPEHIDVDAIPAAHWRLGDACELSLLEAVHAEEFDVMIAATGDDKANVVLSLLAKTEFAVPRVVARVNDPRNEWLFDESWGVDVAVSTPRMLASLVEEAVAVGDLVHIMQFHKGGTNLVEITLPDDTPWGGKPVRKLELPRDAALVTILRGQRVIVPQADEPLEGGDELLLVATAEVEDELRALLRPPSA from the coding sequence ATGAAGGTCGCCATCGCCGGTGCCGGCGCGGTCGGCCGCTCGATCGCCCGCGAGCTGCTGGAGAACGCGCACGAGGTGACCCTGATCGAGCGCAACCCCGAGCACATCGACGTCGACGCCATCCCTGCCGCGCACTGGCGACTCGGCGACGCCTGCGAGCTGTCCCTGCTGGAGGCGGTACACGCCGAGGAGTTCGACGTGATGATCGCCGCCACCGGCGACGACAAGGCCAACGTGGTGCTCTCGTTGCTGGCCAAGACGGAATTCGCGGTGCCGCGGGTGGTGGCCCGCGTCAACGACCCGCGCAACGAGTGGCTGTTCGACGAGTCCTGGGGCGTCGACGTCGCGGTTTCCACGCCGCGCATGCTGGCCTCCCTGGTCGAGGAGGCGGTGGCCGTCGGCGACCTGGTGCACATCATGCAGTTCCACAAGGGCGGCACCAACCTGGTGGAGATCACGCTGCCCGACGACACCCCCTGGGGCGGCAAGCCCGTGCGCAAGCTCGAGCTGCCCCGCGACGCCGCGCTGGTGACGATCCTGCGCGGGCAGCGGGTGATCGTGCCGCAGGCCGACGAACCCCTCGAGGGCGGCGACGAGCTGCTGTTGGTGGCCACGGCCGAGGTCGAGGACGAACTGCGCGCGCTGCTGCGACCGCCGTCGGCCTGA